A single genomic interval of Lathyrus oleraceus cultivar Zhongwan6 chromosome 7, CAAS_Psat_ZW6_1.0, whole genome shotgun sequence harbors:
- the LOC127100688 gene encoding glycine-rich protein 2, with translation MSSRLSGKVKWFNDQKGFGFITPDDGTEELFVHQSQIQTDGFRSLAEGESVEYQVESDSDGRSKAVQVTGPDGASVQGSKRGGGGGYGGGGGGYGGGGGYNSGGGGGYGGSRGGGGYGGGGGGYGGGGGGYGGGGRGGGRGGGGGGGACYNCGESGHMARDCSQGGSGGGGGGRYSGGGGGGGGGGGSCYSCGESGHFARDCPTSTR, from the coding sequence ATGAGTTCTAGGTTATCTGGGAAGGTGAAGTGGTTCAACGATCAGAAGGGGTTTGGATTCATTACCCCTGATGATGGTACCGAGGAGCTTTTCGTTCACCAATCTCAGATCCAGACTGATGGTTTCAGGAGTCTTGCTGAAGGTGAATCTGTCGAGTATCAGGTTGAATCTGATTCCGATGGACGATCCAAGGCTGTTCAGGTGACTGGTCCTGATGGTGCGTCTGTGCAGGGAAGCAAGCGTGGTGGAGGAGGTGGTTATGGAGGCGGTGGTGGTGGTTATGGAGGCGGTGGTGGCTACAACAGTGGCGGTGGAGGTGGTTATGGTGGAAGCAGAGGAGGTGGCGGATACGGTGGAGGAGGTGGCGGATACGGTGGAGGAGGAGGTGGTTATGGTGGAGGAGGTCGAGGAGGAGGACGTGGTGGAGGCGGCGGCGGTGGCGCTTGCTATAACTGTGGTGAATCTGGTCACATGGCGAGGGATTGCAGCCAGGGTGGAAGCGGAGGTGGAGGTGGTGGAAGATACAGTGGAGGAGGTGGTGGAGGCGGCGGTGGCGGTGGAAGCTGCTACAGCTGTGGAGAATCTGGTCATTTTGCGAGAGATTGCCCAACCAGTACCCGTTAG